One window of Nicotiana tomentosiformis chromosome 11, ASM39032v3, whole genome shotgun sequence genomic DNA carries:
- the LOC138901440 gene encoding uncharacterized mitochondrial protein AtMg00820-like yields MENGKADMIRPVKESNGYGAIVSPNDVEEPGSSITTTKAEKKVVDVVQGTTDVELRRIQTRSKSRNSLSFSAFLSQIEPKHIKEALKNVDWITTMQDELHQFERNNVWHLVTRPADRTVIGTMWVFRNKLDEFGNTTKNKARLVVQGYNQEEGIDYDKTFASIARMEAIRFLIAFASYMEFKLFQTDV; encoded by the exons ATGGAAAATGGAAAGGCTGACATGATACGTCCAGTCAAGGAATCAAATGGTTATGGTGCAATTGTATCTCCGAATGATgtagaggaacctggttcctcaatCACAACAACTAAAGCTGAGAAGAAAGTTGTTGATGTTGTGCAGGGAACCACAGATGTTGAGCTGAGAA GGATTCAAACTAGATCAAAGTCAAGAAACTCACTTTCCTTCTCAGCTTTTCTCTCTCAAATTGAGCCCAAAcatatcaaggaagcattgaaaAATGTTGACTGGATTACtacaatgcaagatgaactccatCAATTTGAAAGGAACAACGTATGGCACCTAGTTACTCGACCTGCTGACAGAACTGTTATAGGAACCATGTGggtattcagaaacaaacttgacgaGTTTGGAAACACAACAAAGAACAAGGCAAGGCtagtagttcaaggctacaatcaagaagaagggaTTGACTATGATAAAACTTTTGCTTCAATTGCTCGAATGGAAGCCATCAGATTCCTCATTGCCTTTGCATcttatatggaattcaaattgttccaaacgGATGTCtaa
- the LOC138901441 gene encoding uncharacterized protein encodes MRLTFTKVVREPGALDTGNIPLVSSESTLCLNEQEAIENMLLIAVEGSLVGGYEGESETIGSQGEGDSLQVEGREPVPVENLAPESTTGEPYEGPDPSAQEEPSAPTWDETPCSSKEPQVSTNPAPSPHFYDKPLTIVFPEMRSLSEEENKDSEEDYDNISVASFIAPRSSRATPKKPTPKRPTTRLQKKEALESVMRKNKEEKKKRRLVKGAKVVNEKVVPPALVVDVDEEVNEEPGSLIRRFSKKPTVPKSMKESSIRVIKVSEKSGEKVSEKSMFEKVSEKSVEKGKSVRKSMKRKAGANEKPGSSKNAKVGVTKDAWRENLRNQKVLWGRTFTHDILDMTGMRQLVDICEF; translated from the exons ATGAGGCTCACATTTACTAAAGTAGTCAGGGAACCTGGTGCCcttgacacag GTAATATCCCTCTTGTGTCATCAGAATCTACTTTGTGCTTGAATGAACAAGAGGCCATAGAAAATATGTTATTAATAGCTGTTGAGGGAAGTTTGGTTGGTGGTTATGAAGGTGAGTCTGAAACCATTGGGTCTCAGGGGGAAGGTGATAGTCTACAGGTAGAGGGTAGGGAACCTGTGCCTGTTGAAAATCTAGCACCTGAAAGTACTACTGGGGAACCATATGAGGGACCTGATCCCTCAGCCCAAGAGGAGCCCtctgctcctacttgggatgaaacccCATGTTCTTCAAAAGAACCCCAGGTCAGTACTAATCCCGCACCCTCTCCTCATTTCTATGATAAGCCATTGACCATTGTCTTTCCTGAGATGAGATCTCTTTCTGAGGAAGAGAATAAGGATAGTGAGGAAGATTATGACAATATCTCTGTTGCTAGTTTTATTGCTCCTAGGAGTAGTAGGGCAACTCCTAAAAAGCCCACTCCTAAAAGACCTACGACTAGGCTGCAAAAGAAGGAAGCTCTTGAATCAGTTATGaggaaaaacaaagaagaaaagaagaagaggaggttGGTGAAGGGTgcaaaagtagtgaatgagaagGTAGTTCCTCCAGCacttgttgttgatgttgatgAGGAGGTaaatgaggaacctggttccttaaTTCGTAGGTTTTCTAAGAAACCTACAGTTCCAAAATCTATGAAAGAGTCATCTATAAGAGTGATAAAG GTGTCTGAAAAGTCTGGAGAAAAGGTGTCTGAGAAATCTATGTTTGAGAAGGTGTCTGAGAAATCTGTAGAGAAAGGAAAAAGTGTGAGAAAATCTATGAAACGGAAGGCTGGTGCCAATGAGAAACCTGGTTCCTCCAAGAATGCCAAGGTGGGTGTGACCAAGGATGCATGGAGAGAAAATCTGAGAAACCAGAAGGTGTTGTGGGGCAGAACATTTACTCATGATATTCTTGATATGACAGGAATGCGTCAACTGGTTGATATATGTGAATTTTAA